From a region of the Lactuca sativa cultivar Salinas chromosome 4, Lsat_Salinas_v11, whole genome shotgun sequence genome:
- the LOC122197453 gene encoding secreted RxLR effector protein 161-like codes for MEPRLGLTKDEDGVPVNATEYRCLIGSLRYLIHSRPDLSYSVGVVSRYMESPKQSHLKVVKHILRYIKGTTNFGLMYKKGGDKRLIGFSDSSHGMDIDGRKGTTGMIFYLSGNPITWSSQKQQNVALSSCEAEFMAATATACQAPWLRSLLKELTGWKEECVRMYVDNKSAITLM; via the coding sequence ATGGAACCTCGACTGGGTTTGACAAAAGATGAAGATGGAGTACCAGTCAATGCTACCGAGTATCGATGCCTCATTGGAAGTCTTCGCTATCTCATCCACTCAAGACCTGATTTGAGCTACTCAGTTGGAGTAGTGAGTAGATACATGGAATCACCAAAGCAGAGCCATCTCAAAGTAGTCAAGCACATTTTGAGATACATAAAGGGGACAACCAACTTTGGTCTAATGTACAAGAAAGGTGGTGATAAACGGCTTATTGGATTCAGTGATAGTAGCCATGGAATGGATATCGATGGTAGAAAGGGTACAACAGGAATGATTTTCTATCTATCAGGTAATCCAATCACATGGTCGTCCCAGAAACAACAAAATGTGGCCCTATCTTCTTGTGAAGCAGAGTTTATGGCAGCAACTGCAACAGCATGCCAAGCACCTTGGCTAAGGAGTCTCCTCAAAGAATTGACCGGTTGGAAGGAAGAATGTGTCAGGATGTATGTAGACAACAAGTCAGCCATAACTCTTATGTAG